A portion of the Chloroflexota bacterium genome contains these proteins:
- the rsfS gene encoding ribosome silencing factor — protein MTFAHHLVDALEEHKGEDIVLLDIHNLAPFADYFVICSGGNDRLLDALARAVLDEGRSAKIHGRVEGTARSGWILVDFGEVVVHLFAPDLRAYYRLEDLWAEGKTLLHVQ, from the coding sequence TTGACGTTTGCTCACCACCTCGTGGACGCCCTGGAAGAGCACAAGGGGGAAGACATCGTGCTTCTGGACATTCACAACCTGGCCCCTTTCGCCGACTACTTCGTCATCTGCTCAGGCGGCAACGACCGCCTTCTCGACGCCCTCGCCCGTGCCGTCCTCGACGAAGGTCGCAGCGCCAAAATTCATGGGCGCGTCGAAGGCACCGCCCGCTCGGGCTGGATTTTGGTCGACTTCGGCGAAGTCGTCGTACATCTCTTCGCCCCCGACCTACGCGCTTACTACCGTCTGGAAGACCTGTGGGCTGAAGGCAAAACGCTGCTGCACGTCCAATAA
- the thpR gene encoding RNA 2',3'-cyclic phosphodiesterase produces the protein MSVIRAFIAIDLPEEVRQRLSRVSHKLQQQLQPYPIRWVPPKNIHLTLKFLGDVSEHNLRMLTHLLAGEVESHRPFEFGVGTLGAFPDIRRPRVIWVGIEAPDELVALQRGIDHAMAKLGYTTERRPFQPHLTLARVSRNATGAEVRDISHVLQKTTVGFLGSTRVTEVHLYRSDLQPHGAVYTRLFTTSLNAETPPAVV, from the coding sequence ATGAGTGTCATTCGCGCTTTCATTGCCATCGATTTGCCGGAAGAAGTCCGCCAGCGCCTTTCCCGCGTTTCGCACAAACTTCAGCAACAGCTCCAACCCTACCCCATCCGGTGGGTGCCTCCCAAGAACATCCACCTGACGCTGAAGTTCCTGGGCGACGTCTCAGAACACAACCTGCGCATGCTCACCCACTTGCTTGCCGGGGAAGTGGAAAGCCACCGCCCCTTTGAATTTGGTGTGGGCACGTTGGGCGCTTTTCCCGACATCCGACGGCCACGGGTGATTTGGGTGGGCATCGAAGCCCCCGACGAACTGGTCGCCCTCCAGCGCGGCATTGACCATGCGATGGCAAAACTGGGCTACACCACCGAGCGCCGCCCCTTCCAGCCGCATCTGACGCTCGCGCGGGTTTCACGCAACGCCACCGGCGCTGAAGTGCGCGACATCAGCCACGTGCTTCAGAAAACCACCGTAGGTTTTCTGGGAAGCACTCGCGTCACCGAAGTACACCTTTACCGAAGCGATTTGCAACCCCACGGCGCGGTTTACACCCGCCTGTTTACCACTTCACTCAACGCCGAAACCCCACCTGCGGTGGTTTAG
- a CDS encoding response regulator codes for MSSTTLEIFIVEDDNDTADMLAEMVRLSGYRVRLYHGAHTVLAALRHTKPAAMILDIMMPDISGLDVLREIRNDARLQALPVILLSAKSTPLEIEEGMQAGANLYLTKPVRFDELQRAIEEVLAVNTT; via the coding sequence ATGAGCAGCACTACCCTCGAGATATTCATCGTCGAAGACGACAACGACACTGCCGACATGCTGGCCGAAATGGTGCGCCTGAGCGGCTATCGCGTGCGCCTTTACCACGGGGCGCACACGGTGCTGGCCGCGTTACGCCACACCAAGCCTGCCGCCATGATTTTAGATATCATGATGCCAGACATCTCCGGCCTGGACGTCTTGCGGGAAATCCGTAACGATGCCCGCTTGCAAGCGCTGCCGGTGATTTTGCTTTCTGCCAAAAGCACCCCGCTGGAAATCGAAGAAGGGATGCAAGCCGGTGCCAACCTGTACCTCACCAAACCCGTGAGGTTCGACGAACTCCAGCGCGCCATCGAAGAAGTGCTGGCAGTCAACACGACATAA